The genomic region ATTATCACGTCATATTATTGGTATACATGACAATTCAACAAGTTCATCAAATAAGGACTTAAGCCATATCAATTTTGAAACTATGCTAGCAACACTATTGTATTATGCTTTGGATAAGGCAACTCCAAGTTGCATCTTGGAGCTCAAGGAGGATTACCTCCTAAGAAAACAACATACCTTATGTTCGTTGCTTGTCCTCTTAACTACTTCCCCAGATAGCATTTATAACACCTTAAAATCTGGCCCAGAAGTTTCGACCAGATTTCGGAGGTCACATTGGCCACCAAAATGGCCCAAAGCagtaataaaaattgaaaaacaggGTCACACAACTGTGTGAAAGGATCCAGACCATGTGACAGGgatacatggccgtgtgactgTAACACACACCTGTGTGACTGAGTTGCATTGCCGTGTGGCTAGACGTGTAACTTACTATACCGTGTggctagaccgtgtaactcactgtgcCGTGTGACAAAATTAACACATTTAGGAAGTAAGGaagacacgatcgtgtgactaaaacacatgcccgtgtggctgagatacacggtcgtgtggctgAAACACATGCCCATGCACGATTGACAAAATCCCCAAACAAAGGTCACACGACAATATTgtcagcccgtgtggctcacccCAGACCGTGTGACTCGAAAATAAACTTATTTCTACAATGGCACATGACTATGTGGACCACTCGTGTGGCCCCAAAAACACACCAAAATCAACTGAAATTCGTAAAATTCATCAACGATTTGATCCCTAACTACGTTAGTTTCAGAAACACACCTGATTACGCGATTCCAAGCACCCACAAATGATCAATACCCATCGTTACGTTGATCTGAATCTCAGTTAcacaaaaacatcaaaaactaagAAAGTTTTCGATCACAATAGCATGGAAATCTTCGAAAGCAAATGATCAAAACTCAAACAACCAAACTTACTCAATTCAACACTTAATTGAACGAAAAACGAAAGGCAACCGAACCTCCTAACAGATAGCAATcaaccaaaatataaaagtcTCAAGAAAAGAACTTGACGATCCAAATGAGAACgaagaaagaaggaaaaccacttaaaaaaatcaaaatgaaaaatttgaagaagaGGATAGACGTCAGAGAGATAGaaacatgaaagaaagaaagtgagTAGGGGAAAAATGTTGAAACAATTTTGGcattattttccctttttgttttttttcaaaattcaacattaaagcaaataaaatctaattaaaataaaattaacaacttTGActcattcatattttttttaaaatggatctaaaaattaaaacaaaaaatctcATTTTACAGACATGAGGGTTCAAACACAAGACCCAAGGTAAATTGCCTctttaccactagaccaacaaacTCATTCTTATCTctcaaacacaaaaaaaaaaaaaaacataaatgtcTAACGAAATCCACATGACTCACCCTACAAACTTAAAAACTTCTAACCCCAATTTCGGGGTGTTACAGCATATGAGTAAGCAACTAGGCTCATACTCTTTACTAGTCGAAATAAGATGCCATAGTTACAAGTACCCTTCAAATACCTATATGTTCTCTTCAATGCACCCACCTCCAAGTAGGTTGATTCATATACTAACTAGCTATGCTTACACCTAATATTCATAATCTTCGTGGGTTTTTTTGTGCAAATAATCTTAGTGGTTGATTTGTAAGAATAGAGATTATGAATTGCATCCCAAATTGCTCAGGCAATATCACATATCACCAAATTAGGTAATATGTCTGAACTAACAACAAATAACAACTAGGATGTCGATGAATTATCTTCATTATCATATGCAATTCTCTCAAGATTTTTGGTTCTTTGACAAGACTCATTGATTACAAACTTAGCAAGAACTGACTAAGTCCCTTCAAGATATAAAACTTTAATCTACAACTTTTTACAATAAGATATACCTTTTTTTTACAAAGGAAAGTTTGTTTGATccaattaaatattgatttgtttatttgtaaagTTATAACATAATCTAATAACATTATTGTCCTGCAATTGTTATTTGCAATTTTGAAAAACGTTTTGTTTACATAACACGATCATCTATATCATTTGATATGCGTGCTCGATACCATATTAGAAAGTCTTATTTAACATTGAAGAAatcatttggttgaaaagaaatgaaggaAAAGGAAGTGTTGAAGAGAGGAAAAACTTTGATTCTTGTTATTCTTTGTTTATATCGAAAATACATGAGTTTATAAATggagtaaaataaataaatgttggtaactaattacaaataacaatcgtaaattaactaattaaaattgacaaattaaCTTCCAATAGACTTCTAATAGCTTATTAGTTACCATAGTTGACTCTATCAGGCCAagcgaaaaaaaaaaaaaaagaaagttgtttggTCCAACTTAAATGTAACTCAAACAAAGAGATGCATTGAAAGTTGTAGGCTTGTTTTGGAGGTAGCTTTTATCAAATACTAATATTCATGGAGGTTTGATTTGGGAAAATAGAATCAATGGACATAAATGTTGGATGTTAGAATAATTTGTTTTCCAAGACAAAAATTGATGGTGTAGTTCTCAATATCATGTTCAGGGTTTAAGATTGCCTCATAATCTCATACTATGAAATGGAATGTTATAGTGCAATGCTTACACATTACTAGATATCATTACTATGTTTAAAAACTAGACAAGATTTgagtttcttttgtttttgatacattacattacaatttTAAGGTAAAAAATGTCATTGTCAAAACTTGAACTCCAGCATTTGAGGTCGAGAGCTTCAATATCCATGGAGCCATCTACACTACTAAGcggctttttcttctttttctttacttttcttttctggCGTTATTAACATatagttaaatttcaatttggatcctttcatatttttagattatataaaatgatcaattttcAGTTTTGGTCCCTATGTTACctttttagattatataaaaattatcaaactttaattttggtcTCTATACTACacttaaatttaatctttatactttaattcttttacctACTTTGATGCCTCAACACTTATTTTGtcattaattagtctaaatatttcttcctaattaaaatgttgacgttaattttaagaattcttaaccctttaaaattttgtgtgtggctactaagtttttttttaatttagtatgtgataccaataattttaataaaataattttaacaataaaaatataaaattaaattccaaatatacagagaatattaaatctttaaaataattgttttttaacTCTATATTTTAGCCCAAAAATATTAGCAACGCGAAGCATGAATCAAAATCGATGctagttaaaagtaaaaaaccAAACCAATATATCAGATTCAAAGGCACTCAATTCCTTGTTTCTGCAGCCATTGGTTAATATGTAAGAACATCATTTTGGTGCAACATTTACATCATTTTGGTGCAACATTTCAGGTGGATGGCCAAACATGGCTCTACTTAAAAATGATTCAGGTGTACTTGCGTAggtaaaaaataaaggaatgtGAGGAGAGAgtagaaaagtaaaaagaaaattagtttCGAGTATGTTTTATAGAAAACAATGGTGAGAGGAAAGAAATTAAGAAAGGTTGACCATTTTCTAtcttatttcataaaaatcataaaaatcaattcttttaaattgaaatgataagagaaaaattgagagaaatacttcttaatacaaattatgcatttttcaatttttttacaactctaccaaataataaaaggaaaaagtttttttttcatctttcctaTCAAGCACAtctatgaatatatatatatatattttccatcattttattttctcaccCCTTCAATTTTCCATCattctaattttctttccactctATCAAACAAAGTAGTATTCTCTCTTTTGCTAAGCTATACAGCGAAAACAAGTTGCTGaaacaataaaatgtacaaCAATTACTATTTACTGctggaaaaagaagaaaatagggAAACAAAGTGAAAGAAACTTGTATTTATGATGTTGCTATAATCTCGTTCTTCATATAAATACAACTCCGAATGGTaacaaataaacattttaaattaatagaacAGAAATGGGTTTGGGGCTATAAAGTAATGCTATCACTTACATTACATATCACCACTAAATATTGGGGATTTCATTCtgttatttacaaatttaacatataagAAACCTAACAACATAGTATCCACAATTCAGCTTTACCCCTTGTTCTCTTTACAACCCAGAGTAATTACCAGCCTCTGTGTAGAATCAAAAGGATATATGCATACCTGAAATTAGACAGAAATGTCAAATTCAGTTCATAATCATAATAGAGACAGAGCTTCTTATCAAGTCAACACTAGAAGCATAACAAGAAACTAGGAAAGGATAGGTATAACTAATCAACATTTAGCCTAAGGAACCCCTAAGAACTGCTCCATCTCAGTTTACACAATGTTAAAGCCTAAGGAACTCCCTAAACATAATTACTAACATACAACAGATGATTTAAGCTGGAAATAAAGAGATTACCTTTAAACAAGTTCATTGCCTTCATCTCCAAAATGATTGTCCATTTTGGGGCCTTCAGTTCACTGATACTATTTACAAACTTGATTTGAGCTTCCATTCTTAAGCTCTCTCTATATTACAATCTCAAGCTGTGTTTCGGTGTCAAGGCTACAACTGTTATTTACAAAGCCCCTGGCTCCTATAGAGGCATATTAGTACCATTCAAACCAGTTTCTTTGATGCCAGTGTGAAGTTCAGCAACCGCAGCACCATTTTCAGTCATGAAGTCAAGAGAACCAGAGGTGCTTCTACATGAAAGCCGGCCATCTTCAGGCAGCTCAGACCTCTGATGCAACAGGCATCCATTGTTATTGCTATATACAGTTGGAATACTGTAGTCAGAGGATGAGACTTGATGACTTATACATAAATGTCAACAAAAGCAAATTGAACAGTTGTAAGAAatgtcatttggtaataaagcATAGAAAAACAAGGGCTAAAGAAACCAAAAGCATGATACACATTaaggaattaattaaatattcctCACGTAGATGTTAAATAAATGCATTATCAGAAAATGATGCTATGAACCAAAAAGCTCAAACATCTGGACATGAGAGCAGTGCAGGAAACAAAAGATTTGACAAGCATCATGGGAATCAGTACATAGACATAAATTGCATTCAGCACACCTTGTCTGCTGGAACTTAGGAGTTTGAACATAGTCAAAAACCGGAACCAAGTTTTTAGACCGTGCTTCAATCGTTTGGGCTGAGAagttttcaatttctatttccCCACCAAAAGCATTTCCTTCAGCCATTTTGATGCCATCCATCACCATTGACTGAAAGTATATctggaaagaaaaagaacaagaagaaagtTAAATATGTTTACAAAAATGCAGTATTTAATATGCATTAGCTGGAGTTACAGAACAGGAAAATCCCCCTCCCTTTCTATTTCTCACAATAACCTCTTCAACACCCAAGTATGCACAGATATAAACGGCATTAGTAGTGAAGGTGAGAAGCAATAACAAGTCCTTGAGATAGCCACCAAAGAACTATACCAAGTAAGTTACCTGGCACCTTTACACATGGGCATATCTCCACAAACAAACATCAAAGAAATTCCTAATCAGCTTTAATACCTCTGGTTTTGCCCACAGTGGCATCCGAGCTTCATGCATCTGCAGTTCAGCTTctgaaatatacaaattatgTTTTTCCTCGGCGTTTGCATTTGCTTTCTTTACAGTATAGGAGGGGTCAAGGTATGTACTTccctctttcacttcttcaggATATACTTTACCGTTATCTGTAGTCCCGTTCTCACCATATATGTCTACATTATCTTCTCGCTCCCTTCGCGTGTGTTTCTGACATATATTCCATTTCTGAATTGCATCGACTACCAACCTTCCATCAGAATCTGCAGTTGACTCATGTGTTGTGTTTAATCCAGTAACAACAGCTGTTGAATCATGTTCAGCTGCTAGCCGTAAAGCATACTGTATCAAACATCCAGAAGGAGAGAAAACCAGAAGGTGGTATTTTGCCTTTGAAGAGCTGCTttcagaaaacaaaaatttattgcTCTTGCAGTTATGAAAAGAGGAAGCAATGGCCCCTGAAAGGGGACTCGTCCTGCCAGTTGCAGCTGCTGCAGCACCACTTACAGTGCCTCTCCAGCCATTGTTCCCATTCTTTATTCTGCTAACAACAGAAAGTGTCACAGGGGGTCCAGATGCACAAAGACTTGTTTGAGTAGGTGTTTGTACTCCTAAATTAGGCAGCCATGGAACTTGTGGCTTAGTCATAACACCCAAACTGCTATTCTTATGGGCAAAATCAGCATCGCCAGACTGGGAACTTACAGATCCTCCCATTGGATTGATAGCAAAGAGATGGCTTGTCCCTCTCGAAGAACTAATCATAATCCAGTTGCTATCATCACTGAAACTAATATCCTGTATTACCTGAAATCtcaaaagaaagtaaaaaaaattaagaaaaactcCAATTGCCAACAACAGATACGACTTATACTCAACATTAATGCTAGTCTTACAGCATTTGTAATACCACGCTGCAGCCGGTATAGATGTGCGTAAGATGCTGGTGCATTACATGCAGAAGAGCTTCCTTGAAGCCCAGGCATAATCTTGAACACATTGATACTGTGACCCTGAACTGAAGCTGTCACAAGAAGGGTCCCACTGGGATCAAAGCATAATGCTGAAATAGGATGCTTGTGTGCCCTAAACTGAGCGATTACAACTTTACTGGCAATATCTCTAACAATTACCTGATAAGCCCAGGGAAAAATATAAAGTGAAGTGTAAAAACTGGTTTTGCTTGTAGCCTTTTTGCAGATATAATTAGCACATAAGAGAGCACCATGGAAAAGTCATTTGAGCTTAATTAGAGGAAATGCAAGCCTTAGACTAAAACATATATACTAATACATAAGATAttgaacaaaatattttctacaagTCTAACTTCACAGAGTATTAGCAACTTGCagattaaaaataaagactACAAATGGGACCAAATGTGCAAAAGACAACTAAAAAAAGGGGAGGGGCTGAAAAATACTAGTTTCGAATCAAACTTGGGGTGAATTATACGTACCATTCCAACATTATCAACATCCACTAAATGACCATTAACAGCTCCATTGCCTTTCCAGCCAGGACCTCCAGATTGTAGATAATTGTATGAATCAGGCAGGTATCTTGACAGTTTCTTATATCCCATGTCTCCTAAGGTTACAATGCCAGAAGCAAGTTGCTTGCTTGATTCTTTTGCATAGTGTGCAACAAGGCTCCCATTTGAAGAAAAACCAGGAAAACTTGCGGAAGGTGTAAGATGTTGTGGACTGACACGTCCACAATCCGAACCTGGAACTGGACTTCCACTGTAAGCCAGCCACCTAGGACCAACAGCCAGAGGTCCATAGCCTATACCTCCAGAACCAGGGAAGCCTGAGACTATAGGATTTGTAAGAATGGTATATTCCCTCTCTAATTTTGCGGCACCAAAACAATGTATCTGCAAGCCATAAAAATATGTTCTCAAACTCTGACTAAACATAATGTGCTCAAAAACATGCATAAGGTAACATACCTGAGCTGCTTGACCTACAGCAACAATTCGAGAACTGCACCTTACAGAATAAACAGCTGATCTAAACTTTAGCAAATGTACATAAGATTGAGATCTCAAGGAATAAAACCGGACAATGGTAGGCACAACACTACCATTCCCAGAATCATGGTTGTTTGGTATGCTTCCATTATAAGCACCATCTTGTATGTGAGCATCCCTGGAGAGCGACCCATCAGCAGAAACTACCAAAAGGGGACGGCTGTCTGCAAACTTGTCATCCGGTCTCATTGCTGGAGCCGGTTTTGGTAGCATTTGCATAAATGAAACAGGGCCATCACATTTGGAAACCAGGTCACGGACATTATCTGCTTCTTCAACATCCCAAACCTGGAAACCAGACAGATAACCAAGAAGAAGAACTTGTCGAATGACATCTCCCTCTCCTTCTAACTTGTCAAAGCCAGCCCAATGAACCTTTACATCATAAACACATTTGACAGAGGAATGTATTACTAGTCATATTTTATGCTCTTAACTTCAAATTACAATTAAGAAAGACAAACCTATAAGTATATCTTCTACATGCATTTAACTGCGCAAAGGAAGTATAGCTTGTCgcatttaatttacataaaaCAACAGTCAGCATACACATTTAGAATAAATTGAAGTAAACAATTTTTGAAGTAAACAATTTTTCCAACTCTATAACAAGGAAATTAAAGAGAATATATATTTAGAGATTAAAATTAGAACGAAAAACAAAAGAcccttcttttatttcttaccTGATCATAGCCAGAATCATCTTCCCTATCCACAATCGAGGATGCCACAGAAACCGCCGACCGTGCGACGGTGGAAGCACCGGAAGAAACGATCCTTAAGTAGCTGGAAATGGCACGGAACGAACTCCGAGCAGACCTGGAAACGACACCTCCGCTTTGTGTTCTAGACTGCCCTTGTCCATCTCCACTGTTCCTCATAATCCCCAACACCTAATTAAACAAACCCGAAAATCAAAACAATACACCAACTTCTCCTTTTTACTAACCCCAAAGGTTGTTCCTTATTACTTTCTTTTAAATAGCTGGGTTTTTGGggaaaaatgagaaattatgaagaatGGATGAAAAcccagaaagaaagaaacagacttttaattgaataaattttcagGGTACAAATATCTCCATTTGAAGCAAATAAAAGCAATCTTCTTTATGAAAAACAAGGGACAAACAAAACAAGATAAAACAAAGTCTGAAACTAAACAAGACAAAAAGACCCGGCTTTGATTTTGATTCTCTGTTGTTTCTCTGAAAACTCAAAACTTTTATATTCTAAAAGAATtgtacaaattaaaattttcgaaaaGGTATTAACTGGCGTAAAACGAaaagaattttttctttttaaattcacaaaaataaaagaaataacttttttttgggtttggaaatcgaattaattttttaacaaatagaaatgGGAAATTAAgaacatagaaaaaaaaattgatcagAAGAGAGTGGTTTTGAGGGGATTTTGAACGAAAATTTAGGAAACGATCCAATGAAAGATTGAAATATGACAGAGTTTTGAGAGAGAAAGGAAGAAGGTTGGATACTGAAGAGATGAAGTTgccattttttttccctttgtttcttttttaactcttaaaattcaattcaaagggtttttttctttttctttttctttcgcTATCAGgatttcaaaactattaaaatagttatttttatttatctcaggttgtattttagttatttatgttcAAAATGTTATATTTCAGTCAGTTACGTTATtgttttgtaacattttagtcactgagcgttaattgtcgttaacggtgtaacagtaaactgacgtggcatgttaaattatcattttaacaaaaaaattttaggttaaattatat from Gossypium raimondii isolate GPD5lz chromosome 1, ASM2569854v1, whole genome shotgun sequence harbors:
- the LOC105780181 gene encoding autophagy-related protein 18f isoform X1, with the translated sequence MRNSGDGQGQSRTQSGGVVSRSARSSFRAISSYLRIVSSGASTVARSAVSVASSIVDREDDSGYDQVHWAGFDKLEGEGDVIRQVLLLGYLSGFQVWDVEEADNVRDLVSKCDGPVSFMQMLPKPAPAMRPDDKFADSRPLLVVSADGSLSRDAHIQDGAYNGSIPNNHDSGNGSVVPTIVRFYSLRSQSYVHLLKFRSAVYSVRCSSRIVAVGQAAQIHCFGAAKLEREYTILTNPIVSGFPGSGGIGYGPLAVGPRWLAYSGSPVPGSDCGRVSPQHLTPSASFPGFSSNGSLVAHYAKESSKQLASGIVTLGDMGYKKLSRYLPDSYNYLQSGGPGWKGNGAVNGHLVDVDNVGMVIVRDIASKVVIAQFRAHKHPISALCFDPSGTLLVTASVQGHSINVFKIMPGLQGSSSACNAPASYAHLYRLQRGITNAVIQDISFSDDSNWIMISSSRGTSHLFAINPMGGSVSSQSGDADFAHKNSSLGVMTKPQVPWLPNLGVQTPTQTSLCASGPPVTLSVVSRIKNGNNGWRGTVSGAAAAATGRTSPLSGAIASSFHNCKSNKFLFSESSSSKAKYHLLVFSPSGCLIQYALRLAAEHDSTAVVTGLNTTHESTADSDGRLVVDAIQKWNICQKHTRREREDNVDIYGENGTTDNGKVYPEEVKEGSTYLDPSYTVKKANANAEEKHNLYISEAELQMHEARMPLWAKPEIYFQSMVMDGIKMAEGNAFGGEIEIENFSAQTIEARSKNLVPVFDYVQTPKFQQTSIPTVYSNNNGCLLHQRSELPEDGRLSCRSTSGSLDFMTENGAAVAELHTGIKETGLNGTNMPL
- the LOC105780181 gene encoding autophagy-related protein 18f isoform X2, whose translation is MRNSGDGQGQSRTQSGGVVSRSARSSFRAISSYLRIVSSGASTVARSAVSVASSIVDREDDSGYDQVHWAGFDKLEGEGDVIRQVLLLGYLSGFQVWDVEEADNVRDLVSKCDGPVSFMQMLPKPAPAMRPDDKFADSRPLLVVSADGSLSRDAHIQDGAYNGSIPNNHDSGNGSVVPTIVRFYSLRSQSYVHLLKFRSAVYSVRCSSRIVAVGQAAQIHCFGAAKLEREYTILTNPIVSGFPGSGGIGYGPLAVGPRWLAYSGSPVPGSDCGRVSPQHLTPSASFPGFSSNGSLVAHYAKESSKQLASGIVTLGDMGYKKLSRYLPDSYNYLQSGGPGWKGNGAVNGHLVDVDNVGMVIVRDIASKVVIAQFRAHKHPISALCFDPSGTLLVTASVQGHSINVFKIMPGLQGSSSACNAPASYAHLYRLQRGITNAVIQDISFSDDSNWIMISSSRGTSHLFAINPMGGSVSSQSGDADFAHKNSSLGVMTKPQVPWLPNLGVQTPTQTSLCASGPPVTLSVVSRIKNGNNGWRGTVSGAAAAATGRTSPLSGAIASSFHNCKSNKFLFSESSSSKAKYHLLVFSPSGCLIQYALRLAAEHDSTAVVTGLNTTHESTADSDGRLVVDAIQKWNICQKHTRREREDNVDIYGENGTTDNGKVYPEEVKEGSTYLDPSYTVKKANANAEEKHNLYISEAELQMHEARMPLWAKPEIYFQSMVMDGIKMAEGNAFGGEIEIENFSAQTIEARSKNLVPVFDYVQTPKFQQTSNNNGCLLHQRSELPEDGRLSCRSTSGSLDFMTENGAAVAELHTGIKETGLNGTNMPL
- the LOC105780181 gene encoding autophagy-related protein 18f isoform X3; amino-acid sequence: MRNSGDGQGQSRTQSGGVVSRSARSSFRAISSYLRIVSSGASTVARSAVSVASSIVDREDDSGYDQVHWAGFDKLEGEGDVIRQVLLLGYLSGFQVWDVEEADNVRDLVSKCDGPVSFMQMLPKPAPAMRPDDKFADSRPLLVVSADGSLSRDAHIQDGAYNGSIPNNHDSGNGSVVPTIVRFYSLRSQSYVHLLKFRSAVYSVRCSSRIVAVGQAAQIHCFGAAKLEREYTILTNPIVSGFPGSGGIGYGPLAVGPRWLAYSGSPVPGSDCGRVSPQHLTPSASFPGFSSNGSLVAHYAKESSKQLASGIVTLGDMGYKKLSRYLPDSYNYLQSGGPGWKGNGAVNGHLVDVDNVGMVIVRDIASKVVIAQFRAHKHPISALCFDPSGTLLVTASVQGHSINVFKIMPGLQGSSSACNAPASYAHLYRLQRGITNAVIQDISFSDDSNWIMISSSRGTSHLFAINPMGGSVSSQSGDADFAHKNSSLGVMTKPQVPWLPNLGVQTPTQTSLCASGPPVTLSVVSRIKNGNNGWRGTVSGAAAAATGRTSPLSGAIASSFHNCKSNKFLFSESSSSKAKYHLLVFSPSGCLIQYALRLAAEHDSTAVVTGLNTTHESTADSDGRLVVDAIQKWNICQKHTRREREDNVDIYGENGTTDNGKVYPEEVKEGSTYLDPSYTVKKANANAEEKHNLYISEAELQMHEARMPLWAKPEIYFQSMVMDGIKMAEGNAFGGEIEIENFSAQTIEARSKNLVPVFDYVQTPKFQQTRGLSCLKMAGFHVEAPLVLLTS